The following coding sequences are from one Acidobacteriota bacterium window:
- a CDS encoding cupin domain-containing protein, whose amino-acid sequence MEVIKDASQLYEVERRVRHAERPGFRINELQISPTQQVPWHYHSQIQDTFYVLEGQLRIFLRDPKEEVRLGPSEAYSVSPRRPHLVTNGGDCSATFLVLQGIGEYDYVPLVHKSGEA is encoded by the coding sequence ATGGAAGTAATCAAAGACGCCAGCCAACTTTACGAAGTCGAACGCCGCGTGCGTCATGCCGAACGCCCAGGCTTTCGCATCAATGAGTTGCAGATTTCGCCCACGCAGCAAGTGCCATGGCATTACCACAGCCAAATTCAGGACACGTTTTACGTGTTGGAAGGCCAGCTTCGCATCTTTCTGCGCGATCCCAAAGAAGAAGTACGGCTTGGCCCTAGTGAGGCGTATTCTGTTTCTCCGCGCCGCCCGCATCTGGTGACCAATGGCGGCGATTGTTCGGCGACGTTTTTAGTGCTTCAAGGCATTGGCGAATATGATTATGTTCCTCTTGTCCATAAAAGTGGCGAGGCTTGA
- a CDS encoding ABC transporter permease has translation METAIHPALTGFSSWEIMQTFIQDLRFGLRLLTKNPGFTAVAVLTLALGIGTNTAVFSLVNEVLLRSLPVKAPNELILFRNVDGPSGRMSRAGENNGSIDPVTGRAASTSFSLLAFERFRDHHPALSDVFAYSPFNQINILIDGQPETNVLGQFVSGGYYNGLGVPAILGRTLTPEDDQASAEPVAVISHRYWQNRFGSDSGIIGKTIQVNKVPTTIIGVTPPAFAGAMQIGESADISVPLAHYARFQPDRGASRAKPWYWWVRVMGRLAPQATAAQARAGLEPIFQEAAREGWLAGQSLDTTPRDMPEPATLAADPGGQGENDRRRQYAQSLRILMGMVSLVLLAACANVANLLLARGAARRREIALRLALGASRARIVRQLLVESLLLAFLGAALGALLAQWSHGLLVGLRQFGGAPAVLNLPLDARVLGFTIAVTAITAMLFGLAPALQATRVNLIAEFQGGVRQLGAGTRSRLSRVLMVVQIALSLMLLISTGLFVRTLRNLQSVDPGFNPNQLALFRLDAVSAGYTQEQFAALQSRLQTRLESIPGVRAATYSRVPLLAGVRSNRRISVPGYTPPPGASMIFNLNGLAPNFLAAMEIPLLLGRGFTDHDAATGPKVAIVNQAFARKIFRDETAIGRRISFSNAPATSMTEIEIVGITRDAKYTGLREDAPPTIYVPATQMPEGVANYCVRTTGNPTLLFSAIRAAVRELDPSLPVLNLRTQEEQIARISSEELLFARLSGFFGLVTLALACIGLYGLMSFFVLHRTGEIGLRMALGALPSQVLRMILRESLLLVGVGVALGLLAAYVSSRFIQSMLFGLSPTDPLTYGSVALLLILVALLASWLPARRAARVEPMTALRSE, from the coding sequence ATGGAAACCGCCATTCATCCCGCTTTGACCGGCTTTTCTTCATGGGAAATCATGCAAACATTCATTCAAGACTTACGATTCGGATTACGCCTGTTGACGAAAAATCCCGGTTTCACCGCCGTGGCGGTGCTTACGCTCGCGCTTGGGATTGGAACGAACACAGCGGTTTTCTCCCTCGTCAACGAAGTGCTGCTTCGCTCGTTACCCGTAAAAGCGCCCAACGAATTGATTCTCTTCCGCAACGTGGATGGCCCAAGTGGCCGTATGTCACGAGCCGGAGAAAACAATGGTTCCATTGACCCTGTTACGGGGCGGGCGGCGAGCACCTCGTTCTCGTTGCTCGCTTTTGAACGTTTTCGTGATCATCACCCGGCACTTTCCGATGTGTTCGCGTATTCACCATTCAACCAGATCAACATTCTGATTGATGGCCAGCCCGAAACGAACGTTCTGGGTCAGTTTGTTTCCGGCGGTTATTACAACGGCCTCGGCGTACCCGCAATTCTCGGTCGCACACTGACACCGGAGGACGACCAGGCCTCCGCTGAACCGGTTGCAGTCATTTCTCACCGCTACTGGCAGAACCGTTTCGGCAGCGATTCGGGTATCATCGGAAAAACGATTCAAGTGAATAAAGTCCCGACAACGATTATCGGTGTCACGCCGCCAGCTTTTGCGGGTGCAATGCAAATTGGCGAATCCGCGGATATTTCCGTGCCGCTGGCGCACTATGCACGTTTTCAGCCTGATCGCGGCGCAAGCAGAGCCAAGCCCTGGTATTGGTGGGTTCGTGTGATGGGGCGGCTCGCGCCCCAGGCGACGGCCGCGCAAGCGCGCGCGGGCCTTGAACCGATCTTTCAAGAAGCTGCCCGTGAGGGCTGGCTTGCGGGACAATCGCTCGATACTACGCCGCGTGATATGCCTGAACCCGCAACGTTGGCTGCTGATCCTGGTGGACAAGGAGAAAACGACAGGCGACGACAATATGCCCAGTCGCTACGGATTCTGATGGGAATGGTCAGTCTTGTACTGCTGGCTGCTTGCGCCAATGTCGCCAACTTGCTGCTTGCCCGCGGAGCCGCCCGCCGCCGTGAAATCGCTTTGCGTCTCGCCCTCGGTGCCAGTCGCGCTCGCATCGTCCGTCAACTTCTGGTCGAAAGCCTGCTGTTGGCTTTTCTTGGCGCCGCGCTTGGCGCGTTGCTTGCGCAATGGAGTCATGGGCTGCTGGTCGGGCTGCGCCAGTTCGGCGGGGCTCCGGCCGTTCTCAATCTGCCGCTAGACGCACGAGTTCTTGGCTTCACAATCGCAGTGACTGCGATTACTGCAATGCTCTTTGGCTTAGCGCCCGCGCTTCAGGCTACACGTGTCAACCTGATAGCCGAGTTTCAAGGTGGTGTGCGACAACTCGGCGCCGGAACTCGTTCACGGCTTAGCCGAGTCCTGATGGTTGTTCAAATCGCGCTCTCGCTTATGCTGCTCATTAGCACAGGGCTTTTCGTTCGCACACTGCGCAATCTGCAAAGCGTTGATCCGGGGTTCAATCCAAATCAACTCGCGCTCTTCCGCTTGGACGCTGTTTCCGCTGGCTACACCCAGGAACAGTTCGCCGCGCTGCAATCGCGGTTGCAAACACGGCTCGAAAGCATCCCCGGTGTGCGTGCTGCCACATATTCACGGGTTCCGCTGCTTGCTGGTGTGCGGAGCAACCGCAGGATTTCCGTGCCCGGTTACACGCCGCCACCGGGGGCTTCGATGATTTTCAACCTCAATGGTCTCGCGCCCAATTTTCTTGCCGCGATGGAGATTCCGCTTCTTCTCGGTCGTGGCTTTACTGATCACGACGCCGCCACGGGACCCAAAGTCGCGATCGTCAATCAGGCGTTCGCGCGAAAAATTTTCCGCGACGAAACCGCAATCGGTCGTCGCATCAGTTTCAGCAATGCTCCTGCCACGAGTATGACCGAGATCGAAATTGTCGGCATCACTCGCGACGCAAAATACACGGGGTTGCGCGAGGACGCGCCCCCAACCATCTATGTGCCAGCGACCCAGATGCCAGAGGGCGTCGCCAACTACTGCGTGCGTACGACCGGCAATCCCACATTGCTGTTTTCTGCAATCCGCGCGGCCGTGCGGGAGCTTGATCCGTCTTTGCCCGTGCTCAACCTGCGCACGCAGGAAGAGCAGATCGCTCGGATCAGCTCCGAAGAGTTGCTCTTTGCCCGGCTTTCCGGTTTTTTCGGGTTGGTCACGTTGGCGCTGGCCTGCATTGGACTTTATGGATTGATGTCTTTCTTCGTACTCCATCGCACGGGCGAGATTGGTTTGCGCATGGCGCTTGGCGCGCTGCCATCGCAAGTGCTACGGATGATCCTGCGGGAATCGCTGCTGTTGGTTGGAGTTGGCGTTGCACTTGGCCTTCTGGCGGCGTACGTCAGCAGCCGGTTTATCCAGTCCATGCTCTTCGGACTTTCGCCCACTGATCCGCTGACTTACGGTTCAGTCGCGTTGCTCCTGATTTTGGTGGCGCTGCTTGCGTCTTGGCTTCCCGCCCGACGCGCCGCCCGAGTGGAGCCGATGACCGCGCTCAGAAGTGAATGA
- a CDS encoding ABC transporter permease: MQTFWQDLRYGARMLMKNPGFTLIAVLILALGIGANTAIFSLLDGLLIRPLPYHEPDRLALIWEDATSIGFPRDTPAPANYADWKAQNHVFEDMAALDNRSFNLVSDGEPEKLMAYGVTANFFPLLGVTPVLGRNFLPEEDRPGAPKVAIISHRLWQNRFGGDQDILNRELLLNDQKYRVVGVMPANFQFYQRYINLWVPVAFSSEELANRGGHYLNVVGRMKPGVTIAQADADIKSIMQRIAQTSPDEAQGLGAVVVSLRDEFTGDVRQSLWVLLAAVGFVLLIACANIASLMLARAAARTREIAVRAALGAGRWRIVRQLLTESLLLAILGGALGVLLALWSFEFLRQLIPVALAGQTSLQLDGRVMLFTLLASLVSGVLFGLMPALQASRLDLNEALKESGSRSGLGAGQRRLRNVLVVGEVALAIVLLIGSGLLIQTLYNLQGQYSPLRPESVLTLRTVLPEYKYGDHARRVAFYNQVLERVQALPGVISAGYTTSVPLEWKGGANGLSIEGRQAEAGLGWNANHRQVTDQYLQTMSIALRQGRYFNPQDQEQSEPVAIINEAMAQKYWPNESALGKRFKMGSADSNQPWLKIVGIVADVRQMGISEPVKPEMYVPQRQIKTHPFFTPRDLAIRASVDPMSLTDAVRTAIHAVDPAQPVTNIRTMEEVLGEQSAQRRIGMILLSIFAALAMLLAAIGLYGVLSYFVAQHTPEIGVRMALGAQMGDVLRLVLRQGLTLVFGGVVLGIVGALALTRLMASLVFGVATLDPLTFAVVPLLFCGVGLLACWLPARRATKVDPMIALRCE, encoded by the coding sequence ATGCAAACATTTTGGCAGGATTTGCGCTACGGCGCGCGAATGTTGATGAAAAATCCGGGCTTTACCTTGATTGCCGTTTTGATCCTGGCATTGGGAATTGGCGCGAACACGGCGATTTTCAGTTTGCTCGACGGGTTGTTGATACGGCCTTTGCCATATCACGAACCGGACCGGCTGGCCTTGATTTGGGAAGACGCCACCAGCATCGGATTTCCCCGCGATACACCCGCACCGGCAAACTACGCGGATTGGAAAGCGCAAAACCATGTGTTTGAAGACATGGCGGCGCTGGACAATCGCAGCTTCAACTTGGTCAGCGATGGAGAGCCGGAAAAATTGATGGCGTATGGCGTGACGGCCAATTTCTTTCCGCTGCTTGGCGTGACGCCTGTGCTGGGGCGAAACTTCCTGCCGGAAGAAGACCGTCCCGGAGCGCCAAAAGTCGCCATCATCAGCCATCGTTTGTGGCAGAACCGGTTCGGAGGTGACCAGGACATTCTCAATCGCGAATTGCTGCTGAATGATCAAAAGTATCGTGTTGTGGGAGTGATGCCCGCCAATTTTCAATTTTATCAGCGGTATATCAATTTGTGGGTTCCAGTGGCTTTCAGTTCCGAAGAGCTTGCCAATCGGGGAGGACATTACCTGAACGTCGTTGGACGGATGAAGCCTGGCGTCACAATCGCCCAAGCCGATGCCGACATCAAATCCATCATGCAGCGCATCGCGCAAACCTCTCCGGACGAGGCGCAAGGACTTGGCGCTGTGGTCGTTTCGCTGCGCGATGAATTTACAGGAGACGTGCGGCAATCGTTATGGGTGCTGCTGGCCGCGGTTGGATTTGTGTTGCTAATTGCTTGTGCCAACATCGCCAGTTTGATGCTGGCGCGTGCCGCCGCCAGAACGCGGGAAATCGCCGTTCGCGCGGCGTTGGGCGCTGGGCGCTGGCGCATTGTGCGGCAACTGCTGACGGAAAGTTTGTTGCTGGCGATTCTGGGCGGAGCCTTGGGCGTGTTGCTGGCGCTGTGGAGTTTCGAGTTTTTGCGGCAACTGATTCCCGTGGCGCTGGCAGGCCAAACTTCGTTGCAATTGGACGGGCGCGTGATGCTCTTTACGCTGTTGGCTTCGCTGGTGTCAGGAGTCTTGTTTGGGCTGATGCCCGCGCTGCAAGCCTCGCGATTGGATTTGAACGAAGCTTTGAAGGAAAGCGGCAGTCGTTCGGGATTGGGCGCGGGGCAGCGTCGGTTGCGCAATGTGTTGGTGGTCGGCGAAGTCGCTCTGGCAATTGTGTTGCTGATCGGTTCGGGGTTGTTGATTCAAACGCTGTACAACCTGCAAGGCCAATACTCTCCGCTGCGTCCGGAAAGTGTGTTGACGCTGCGCACTGTGTTGCCGGAATACAAATACGGAGATCACGCTCGACGCGTGGCGTTTTACAACCAGGTGCTGGAACGCGTGCAGGCATTGCCAGGCGTGATTTCAGCCGGGTACACAACTTCGGTTCCGCTGGAATGGAAAGGCGGCGCAAACGGATTGAGCATCGAAGGCCGCCAAGCAGAAGCCGGTTTGGGGTGGAACGCCAATCACCGACAGGTGACCGATCAGTATCTGCAAACCATGAGCATCGCATTGCGGCAGGGCAGGTACTTTAACCCACAGGATCAGGAACAATCCGAACCTGTCGCCATCATCAATGAGGCGATGGCTCAGAAGTATTGGCCCAATGAAAGCGCGTTAGGGAAGCGGTTCAAGATGGGGTCGGCGGATTCCAACCAACCGTGGTTGAAAATTGTCGGCATCGTTGCTGACGTGCGGCAGATGGGAATCAGCGAACCGGTCAAACCGGAAATGTATGTGCCGCAACGCCAGATCAAAACGCATCCCTTTTTCACGCCGCGCGATCTGGCCATTCGCGCAAGCGTTGATCCGATGAGTCTGACTGACGCTGTTCGCACGGCCATACACGCGGTTGATCCCGCGCAACCCGTAACGAACATCCGAACCATGGAAGAAGTGTTGGGTGAGCAATCGGCTCAGCGGCGGATTGGTATGATTCTGTTGAGCATATTTGCCGCCCTGGCCATGTTGCTGGCCGCCATCGGGTTGTATGGCGTGTTGTCGTATTTCGTCGCTCAGCATACGCCGGAAATCGGAGTGCGCATGGCGTTGGGCGCGCAAATGGGCGATGTGTTGCGACTGGTTTTGCGGCAGGGATTGACGCTGGTTTTCGGCGGCGTGGTTTTGGGAATCGTTGGCGCGCTGGCGCTGACACGGTTAATGGCGAGTTTGGTTTTTGGCGTTGCGACACTTGATCCGCTGACTTTTGCGGTGGTGCCGCTGTTATTTTGTGGGGTAGGGCTGTTGGCGTGTTGGCTTCCTGCCCGGCGTGCGACGAAGGTGGATCCGATGATCGCACTGCGATGCGAATGA
- a CDS encoding ABC transporter permease → MQTLWQDLYYGGRMLLKQPSFTLIAILTLALGIGINTALFTVYNAFVLKPLPLSDAQGIVTMRGVGTDGARWQVFSYADYQDYRERNTTLDGLVLLNKLTVALGEGRGEQNNLALSNGDDFIGAQIVSANYFSVLRAGMTLGRGFLPEEDQTPLTHPVVVLNHRFWQRHFNGDPNIIGKPIRLQGQTFTIVGVTAPEFIGTTPDTPACWVPLMMRDAVIPAGRWNYQRWLTERNALSFNMIGRLKPGVTMEQAQAEFSLIAKRLADQYPDKDRVTGIVMRNSPGLFALEPDDYRKLAPLPLAFSLVLLIACANVANLLLARAAMRQKEISVRLALGASRWRIIRQLLTESVMLAGFGGLAGLLCAWWALSILYPIVMTRLPIPAFLRESFVLNLEPDYRIFGFTLMASCVAGIAAGLAPALQASRPELISALKDEGSTFGRSLSQSKLRSALAVSQIAISLMLLLAAGLLVRSLQRAQAVDTGMRTWNLFSISSSLKTANDPAMLARLQQQLGERVRDLPGVQSVAQAKRQPSSGRPDSTWVTIGGQSTNDGHPPRANYNFVSPEYLSTVGIPLISGRNFTVQEAASAERVVVVSAATVKHFWPELQNPAEAIGKRLGVGAAVLSEEKNILKTDTLTPADIAKFPSYEVIGIARDTRSGWVWEQDQTYLYLPLPPNSTHGEYLLVNTSGDPREVMAEARRMADMLDARLLVGMQRTQDHLEIQLAPFRVMATLAGVLGSLALVLASVGLYGVMSFTVTQRTRELGIRLALGARSADVTALILRQGLKLIGFGLVVGLLGGIGISRLLVAVLVDLSSVDPITFASVIALLSVIALLACWVPARRAAKVDPMIALRYE, encoded by the coding sequence ATGCAAACCCTTTGGCAAGACCTGTACTACGGCGGGCGAATGTTACTGAAGCAGCCCAGCTTCACATTGATTGCAATCCTCACATTGGCCCTGGGAATTGGAATCAATACGGCCTTGTTCACCGTTTACAACGCGTTCGTTCTGAAACCTCTTCCGCTCAGTGATGCGCAAGGCATTGTGACAATGCGTGGCGTTGGAACGGATGGGGCACGTTGGCAAGTGTTTTCCTACGCTGATTACCAGGATTATCGCGAGCGGAATACAACATTGGATGGTCTTGTTCTGCTGAACAAACTTACGGTTGCGTTGGGAGAAGGGAGAGGTGAACAAAACAATTTGGCACTATCCAACGGTGATGACTTTATCGGCGCGCAGATCGTTTCGGCAAATTATTTTTCGGTGTTGCGAGCGGGCATGACGCTTGGCCGCGGTTTTTTGCCCGAAGAAGATCAAACGCCACTGACACATCCGGTTGTCGTTCTTAACCACAGGTTTTGGCAGCGACATTTCAATGGCGACCCAAACATCATTGGTAAACCGATACGCTTGCAAGGCCAGACATTTACCATCGTCGGTGTAACTGCGCCCGAATTCATTGGCACGACACCGGACACGCCAGCCTGTTGGGTTCCGTTGATGATGCGCGATGCGGTGATTCCTGCCGGTCGTTGGAATTACCAGCGCTGGCTGACGGAACGTAACGCGTTATCATTCAATATGATCGGACGTTTGAAGCCGGGGGTGACGATGGAACAAGCGCAAGCAGAATTCAGCCTGATCGCAAAACGACTTGCCGATCAATATCCCGACAAAGATCGCGTGACCGGCATTGTGATGCGCAACAGCCCTGGGCTGTTTGCGCTGGAACCGGATGATTACCGCAAACTTGCGCCATTGCCGCTGGCTTTTAGCCTTGTGCTGCTCATTGCTTGCGCGAATGTCGCAAACTTGTTGTTGGCGCGCGCGGCGATGCGGCAAAAAGAAATCAGTGTCCGACTGGCATTAGGAGCGAGCCGTTGGCGAATCATTCGGCAGTTGCTGACGGAAAGCGTCATGCTCGCGGGATTCGGCGGCTTGGCAGGTCTTTTGTGCGCGTGGTGGGCTCTCAGCATTCTTTACCCAATTGTAATGACGCGACTGCCGATCCCTGCTTTTTTGCGAGAATCCTTTGTTCTCAATCTGGAACCCGATTATCGAATTTTTGGGTTTACGCTCATGGCTTCCTGTGTTGCGGGTATTGCTGCAGGGCTTGCGCCCGCGTTGCAGGCATCGCGACCTGAATTGATTTCGGCGCTGAAAGATGAAGGCTCGACGTTTGGCCGAAGCCTTAGCCAGTCGAAGTTGCGTAGCGCGCTGGCCGTTTCGCAAATTGCCATTTCGTTGATGCTTTTACTTGCCGCAGGCTTGTTGGTGCGCAGCCTGCAACGTGCGCAAGCAGTGGATACAGGGATGCGCACCTGGAATTTGTTCTCGATTTCTTCCAGCTTAAAGACGGCAAACGATCCCGCGATGCTGGCGCGATTGCAGCAACAACTCGGCGAACGAGTACGCGATTTGCCTGGAGTGCAATCCGTTGCCCAGGCCAAACGACAACCTTCTTCGGGTCGGCCGGATTCCACCTGGGTTACCATCGGCGGCCAATCCACGAATGACGGCCACCCACCGCGCGCCAATTACAATTTCGTTTCGCCGGAGTACCTATCTACGGTTGGCATTCCGCTCATCAGCGGTCGCAACTTCACTGTACAGGAGGCCGCGAGTGCAGAACGTGTCGTGGTGGTCAGCGCGGCGACCGTCAAACATTTCTGGCCTGAATTGCAGAATCCTGCCGAGGCCATCGGCAAGCGACTGGGCGTTGGCGCAGCCGTGCTGAGCGAAGAAAAAAACATTCTCAAAACAGACACGCTGACTCCCGCCGACATCGCCAAATTCCCTTCGTATGAAGTCATTGGCATTGCGCGAGACACGCGCAGCGGCTGGGTCTGGGAACAAGATCAAACCTATTTGTATTTGCCACTACCTCCGAATAGCACGCACGGCGAATACCTGTTGGTCAACACCAGCGGTGATCCGCGAGAGGTTATGGCTGAAGCGCGGCGCATGGCTGACATGCTGGACGCCAGGTTGCTCGTGGGAATGCAGCGCACACAGGATCATTTGGAAATTCAACTTGCGCCGTTTCGTGTGATGGCAACTCTGGCCGGTGTGTTAGGGAGCCTTGCATTGGTGCTGGCATCGGTTGGGCTTTATGGCGTGATGTCCTTCACTGTGACGCAACGTACGCGAGAATTGGGGATTCGCCTTGCTCTGGGAGCAAGGAGCGCAGATGTGACTGCGTTGATTTTGCGGCAAGGCTTGAAGCTTATTGGTTTTGGATTAGTCGTTGGCCTGCTCGGCGGCATCGGTATTTCACGTTTGTTGGTGGCAGTGTTGGTTGATCTGAGTTCGGTAGATCCAATTACTTTCGCCAGTGTTATTGCGTTGCTGTCGGTAATCGCGTTGCTGGCGTGCTGGGTTCCAGCGCGCCGCGCGGCGAAAGTTGATCCGATGATCGCGCTCAGATACGAATAA
- a CDS encoding ABC transporter permease — translation MQSLWQDVRFSVRTLLKKPGFALIAIFTLALGIGANSAIFSVINSVLLRPLPYKEPERLALVQQSMPKLGFYYGGVSAPELLDYIAENKTFTEMAGYGTISLNLTGDTHPLRLQAARVSANLFSMLGVSPLLGRSFSTEEAAANASSVVILSEKLWQTQFAGDPKIIGRTIRLDERPYTVVGVMPSQLHFPPTGTAFADAVELWTPLALTEDEKQARRRDSNFNLIGRLKPGVPIEQAQADVESIAAHIEQQHPDIYQGTIRITANAVGLADRMAQGVRRLLWVLLGAVGLVLLIACANVANLLLARAASRRKEIAIRSALGAGRARIVRQLLTESLLLALVAGVVGALLAWWVTDLIARFGPEDVPRLAETRLDGRVLAFTLLVSTLTGVLFGLVPAWQSARINLTTALKESARNSSGEGTRLRAVLVALEMALAVVLLIGAGLLINGFVRLMHVSPGFNPEGVVVARTTLPATRYPDIERGKAVYRQALNRIAALPGVQSVSVASNLPLTDEWQIGFRVEGGDENAFYTAHGSFISNDYFRAMGIPLMKGRGFTDDDRPDGVPVIVVNETMARRFWPGQEAIGKRIRWGGWNPQGWLTIVGVATDVKLSSLEAESEPTVYMPTFQISRLRREALFIARTSADPSDLATALRREINAVDADLPVYDIRTMNEVVADSVAQRRFTMWLLTGFAAAALLLAAIGLYGVISYSVAQRTQEIGIRMALGAQTGNVVRQIVAQGMKLALVGLWSGLIAAFALTRLMTNLLYGVSATDPLTFAGIAILLSGVALLACWVPARRAAKVDPMIALRYE, via the coding sequence ATGCAGTCACTTTGGCAAGACGTGCGATTTAGCGTGCGAACTCTGTTGAAAAAACCGGGATTCGCATTAATTGCCATCTTTACATTGGCGCTGGGAATTGGCGCGAATTCGGCGATTTTCAGTGTGATCAACAGTGTGCTGCTCCGCCCGCTTCCTTACAAAGAACCGGAGCGGCTGGCGTTGGTTCAACAATCAATGCCCAAACTGGGTTTCTATTACGGAGGCGTTTCGGCTCCGGAACTGCTGGATTATATTGCCGAAAATAAAACCTTCACCGAAATGGCAGGGTACGGCACGATCAGTTTGAACCTGACGGGCGATACCCATCCACTGCGGCTGCAAGCGGCACGGGTTTCGGCCAATCTCTTCTCAATGCTGGGCGTGTCGCCCTTGCTGGGGCGATCATTTTCCACAGAAGAAGCTGCCGCGAATGCGAGCAGCGTCGTCATCCTCAGCGAAAAACTTTGGCAAACGCAGTTTGCCGGCGATCCGAAAATCATTGGCCGAACAATCCGGTTGGATGAGCGGCCTTACACGGTGGTGGGCGTCATGCCCTCTCAATTGCATTTTCCGCCAACGGGAACCGCCTTTGCAGATGCTGTTGAATTGTGGACGCCGCTGGCACTGACCGAAGATGAAAAACAAGCTCGTAGAAGAGATTCCAATTTCAATCTGATCGGCAGGCTGAAGCCGGGCGTACCAATCGAACAAGCGCAAGCCGATGTGGAATCTATTGCCGCACACATCGAGCAACAACACCCAGATATTTATCAAGGCACCATTCGAATCACAGCGAACGCTGTCGGTTTGGCGGACCGTATGGCGCAAGGCGTTCGACGGTTGTTGTGGGTGCTGTTGGGTGCTGTCGGGCTGGTGCTGTTGATCGCGTGTGCCAATGTCGCCAATTTGTTGCTGGCGCGTGCGGCATCCAGGCGCAAGGAAATTGCCATCCGCTCAGCGCTTGGCGCCGGGCGCGCGCGAATCGTGCGGCAATTGTTGACCGAAAGCTTGCTGCTGGCATTGGTCGCGGGAGTCGTTGGCGCGTTGCTGGCCTGGTGGGTGACGGATTTGATTGCCAGGTTCGGCCCGGAAGATGTGCCGCGTTTGGCGGAAACGCGATTGGATGGGCGTGTGCTCGCATTCACCTTGCTGGTTTCAACTTTGACCGGCGTGTTGTTCGGGTTGGTACCGGCCTGGCAAAGCGCCCGCATAAACCTCACCACCGCCCTCAAAGAGTCAGCCCGCAATTCCAGCGGAGAAGGAACGCGGCTTCGCGCGGTGCTGGTCGCGTTGGAAATGGCCTTGGCCGTCGTGTTGTTGATCGGCGCGGGATTGCTGATCAACGGCTTTGTACGATTGATGCATGTCTCGCCGGGGTTCAATCCGGAGGGCGTCGTTGTTGCGCGAACCACATTACCGGCGACGCGTTATCCGGACATCGAACGTGGAAAGGCCGTATACCGGCAGGCGCTGAATCGCATTGCAGCATTGCCGGGCGTGCAATCCGTTAGTGTCGCATCGAATTTGCCGCTGACAGATGAATGGCAAATCGGTTTTCGCGTCGAAGGCGGCGACGAAAATGCCTTTTATACAGCCCACGGCTCTTTCATCAGCAATGATTATTTTCGGGCGATGGGCATTCCGCTGATGAAAGGACGCGGGTTTACCGATGATGATCGCCCGGATGGAGTTCCGGTCATCGTTGTCAATGAAACCATGGCGCGTCGTTTCTGGCCCGGTCAGGAAGCGATTGGCAAGCGCATACGCTGGGGTGGTTGGAACCCGCAAGGCTGGTTGACGATTGTCGGCGTGGCGACGGATGTGAAGCTTTCTTCGCTGGAAGCGGAAAGCGAGCCGACGGTTTATATGCCAACGTTTCAAATTTCACGGTTGCGTCGCGAAGCTCTCTTCATCGCCCGAACCAGCGCCGACCCGTCCGATTTGGCGACCGCGTTACGCCGCGAGATCAATGCTGTAGATGCCGATTTGCCGGTTTATGACATTCGCACAATGAACGAAGTTGTCGCGGATTCGGTGGCGCAGCGGCGGTTTACGATGTGGTTGCTGACAGGATTTGCCGCTGCCGCGCTATTGCTTGCCGCCATCGGGTTGTATGGCGTGATTTCGTATTCCGTGGCCCAACGTACGCAGGAAATCGGCATCCGCATGGCGCTCGGCGCGCAAACGGGTAATGTTGTCCGGCAGATTGTCGCGCAGGGGATGAAGCTTGCACTCGTCGGGTTGTGGAGTGGGTTGATTGCCGCCTTTGCGCTAACTCGGTTGATGACGAATTTACTTTACGGCGTCAGCGCGACTGACCCGCTGACGTTTGCTGGAATCGCGATACTGTTGAGCGGAGTCGCGTTGTTGGCGTGCTGGGTTCCAGCGCGCCGCGCGGCGAAAGTGGATCCAATGATTGCCTTGCGGTACGAATGA